CTCAACAATACTTGGTATCTTGTTGACTTGCTCCCTAGCAAGCGTGCTATCGGCTGCAAGTGgatatttaagattaaatactATTCTAATGGCAGCATTGAGCGCTACAAGGCACGCTTAGTTGCCAAAGGTTTTACCCAACAGGAAGGGCTCGACTACACGGAAACCCGTGGCTAAATTAGTCACTGTCCGAACTCTGTTAGCGGCTGCATCCATTCAAGGCTGGTTCCTCAAGCAATTCGATGTTCAAAACTCCTTTCTTCACGGCGATTTAGACGAAGAAATCTTCATGCGCAAACCCCCTAGTTTTTCAAAGTGGTCTTCCTCCCAAGTTTGCCGCCTCAACAAAAGTCTCTACGGCTTGAAACAAGCCTTGAGACAAtggtaccagaatttttttatttttatttttgataagtatggTACCAGAAATTTTCTAATGCTTTACTTGATTTTGGTTTTCAGAAGTCCAAAGCCGACTATAGCCTTTTTACTCAACTCAAAACATGGATCATTCACTGCCCTCCTTATTTAATATTGATGATATTATCGTTGCTAGCTCTCACATGGAGTCTATTGAAGTTCTTCAAGGATTCCTCAATGGTCACTTTCAAATTAAGTCTCTTGGCAATCTCCGTTACTTTCTTGGCATTGAGGTCGCCCGCTCTCCCAAAGGAATTTCCATCTGCTAGCGTAAATATGCACTCTATATTTTAGCGGATGCTGGCTCACTTGATTCTTGACCCCTCAAATTACCAATggatcaaaatctcaaacttaGCAAAGATGATGGAGATCCTCTCTCAGATCCACTTCCCTAGCGGCGCCTAGTTGGTAGACTCCTCTACCTCACCATCACTCGGCCCGATCTCTGCCACTCAGTCCAGCACTTGAGCCAATTTATGACAGCACCTACAACGACACACCTTTATGCTGGCTCATCAAGTCCTACAgtatgttaaaaatactcctgGACAAggccttcttttttcttcccattCTTTTCTTACTCTTCGTGCATGCTCAGACTCAAATTGGGCCTCCTGTCCAGACTCACGTCGCTTAGTTATAgagttttgcatttttcttggATGATCACTCATCTCATGGCGATCAAAGAGATAGGTAGTTGTCTCTTGCTCCTTTTCTGAGGCCGAGTATAGGGCCATGGCAACGACTTAATGTGAACTGCAGTGGTTATCTTATATACTTCAAGATTTGCACCTCTCCATTTCTCTTCCAATAGGTTTATACTGTGACAATCAAGCTGCGCTTCACATTGTTAAGAATCCAATTTTTCACAAGTGCACCAAACATATCGAGATGGATGGTCACCTCATCCGCAACAAAATTCAAGCTGGTTTTCTGCGTACTTGCTCCATTCGTTCTTCTTCTTAGCTTGCGGATGTATTCACAAAGGCTCTTCTATCCTCACAATATATACTTCTGTTATCCAAGATGgaaatagaaaatatctattctccatcttgcggggggATATTACAGAATGATATACCAGCTGCTACATTGCCAAACGCCTTAGTGAACATGCAACAGAATTCCCAACAAACTGCCAGcaaataatttgtatatttgTTTAGGGATATTTCAGTACTTTTTTATTGTATAGCTTAGTCGATTCTTTCTATAAGTTCATCACTGTACAGTATAGAGAAAAAAGTGATTGCAGAATTCATTCCTCTTTTGCCTGTCATTTATAATCCTTTTGCTctgtttttcttccattttcgcTGTGCTCGGATTTGGCCGGCACCATTTTTGCTAactctgacaattccctctaaTGGAAGTTGTGGATGAAGTATTTGGTCTTTCGTGCTAGTGTGAATATTGGGAAGAATAAAGTAAAAGCGTTGGCGATTCATTATAATTACTTTTGGATTGAGCAACTTTCAAACATGTTCGTTGCCTTCTCCACGCACATTATACAATTTAATGCTTCACCTTACGAGGAGATTAGTGTCTTAGATTCATGTGGGCTGTGAAATTTGAAAAGGTGATGTTTCTAAATCTTATGGGACATGAGATGTATTTACGATGATGTGTGTTTAGAGGAAGAGAGATGCACTTGTAGCTGCTTTTTCACAAATTTAAGGATACCGGATACCCAGTATGTCAGCTCAATATATTATGCATGTCATGTTAAGGAGTTTCATTGCATCCATCTTAAAAGTCCTCTATATAGCTGAATATTCATACTTTATTACATTTTGCACTGATATTCTgcttatatactaatttattattttcataatcgATCAGGCATTTGATGCATACATGGTTGGCAAAGAAGATGCTCCTGGGATTGTTGTGCTTCAAGAGTGGTGGGGTGTCGACTTCGAAATCAAGAACCATGCTGTGAAAATTTCTCAACTTGGCCCTGGTTTTAAAGCACTTATCCCAGAGTAACAATACGTGCTTCtttctatataaaaattagTTGTTTATCAATGCCATCACTATTCCATattagtgttttatttttttgattgttgttACTTTTTACTTCTTACTTCAGTTTGTATCGGGGAAAGGTCGGTCTGGATGTTGCAGAAGCACAACATTTGATGGATGGTCTTGATTGGCAAGGTGCTGTGAAAGATATCCGTGCTTCAGTTAACTGGCTTAAAGCAAATGGCTCAAAGAAGgtgtgttgttttttttttgttgttggataAATAAAGAATCTGAATGACTGATTTATTGCATCATAATAGTATTTTATGATtaacttaataaaaaaacattttaccaTCTATAAAGCTTGGTCCTCAGGGATCAACAATCTATAACTTTGTGTGGGtccttttttttactttttttttttttcctgttgctCACAATTTTATTTGTACTGCCATGTGTGGCCCTGATATTGGCCTTAATGGTACAGGATTATTTCCTATGTATGATCCAATGCATTTGAATGAAGTTATTTTTACTCCTTAGAATGCTTTTTGTACGATGTCACTCCACAAAAAGGCGTATTTAACTAGTGCTTTTTGCTATCCTCATTTACATTGCTGAAGTTTAAGGGATGAATGATATTAACATTTGAAAAGGCAAACTTATGGCTTCATTGTAATAGGTAGGTGTAACGGGTTTTTGCATGGGGGGTGCTCTATCTATTGCTAGTTCTGTTCTGGTTCCTGAGGTTGATGCTGTTGTTGCATTCTATGGAGTTTCGTCATCAGAACTTGCAGACCCTGCCCAAGCTAAGGCTCCCATTCAGGCTCATTTTGGGGAGCTTGATAGTTTTGTTGGCTTTTCTGATGTGACGGTATGGCATCTTCCTTTATAGCCGTCAGTCTTAATCATTATTAGTTATCTTCATTATAGGTTGAAATTTACCATTGCCTA
This is a stretch of genomic DNA from Carya illinoinensis cultivar Pawnee chromosome 3, C.illinoinensisPawnee_v1, whole genome shotgun sequence. It encodes these proteins:
- the LOC122303789 gene encoding protein usf produces the protein MLATIFTSSASRLFHKPSAFSLVRTLCPSASRLQVRSMADSAFKKIQIKRDDTAFDAYMVGKEDAPGIVVLQEWWGVDFEIKNHAVKISQLGPGFKALIPDLYRGKVGLDVAEAQHLMDGLDWQGAVKDIRASVNWLKANGSKKVGVTGFCMGGALSIASSVLVPEVDAVVAFYGVSSSELADPAQAKAPIQAHFGELDSFVGFSDVTAAKALEEKLKVSGVPYEVHIYPGNAHAFMNRSADGVKRRKGMGMPDEDEAAVELAWSRFQSWMTRYLCA